One region of Azospirillum lipoferum 4B genomic DNA includes:
- a CDS encoding ABC transporter permease, which produces MKSRVPSLILGRLLIALVTLAIVSFAVFFATTMLPGDTAMILLGQSATPEAVAGLRAAMHLDDPALLRFLYWIAGLFQGDLGTSYANQMPVTTLIADRLANTLKLAGLTTLVTVPLALTLGITAAMWRGTLYDRIVTIATIGIISVPEFVLATLAVLVFAVYLKWLPALSFTYQVDSFAGLFRAYAMPVITLTFGVSAQMIRMSRAAVIETLNTSYVEMALLKGASRPRMVLRHALPNALGPIANAVALSLSYLVGGVIIVETIFNYPGIAKLMVDGVSTRDLPLIQSCAMIFCFGYLLLITTADIVAILSNPRLR; this is translated from the coding sequence ATGAAATCACGCGTTCCCTCCCTCATCCTTGGTCGGCTGCTCATCGCATTGGTCACGCTGGCGATCGTGTCCTTCGCCGTGTTCTTCGCCACCACCATGCTGCCCGGCGACACGGCGATGATCCTGCTCGGGCAGTCGGCAACGCCGGAAGCGGTCGCCGGCCTGCGCGCGGCCATGCATCTCGACGACCCCGCCCTGCTGCGTTTCCTCTACTGGATCGCCGGGCTGTTCCAGGGCGATCTCGGCACCTCCTATGCCAACCAGATGCCGGTGACCACGCTGATCGCCGACCGGCTGGCCAACACGCTCAAGCTGGCGGGGCTGACGACGCTCGTGACGGTTCCCCTGGCGTTGACGCTCGGCATCACCGCCGCCATGTGGCGGGGCACGCTCTATGACCGCATCGTCACCATCGCCACCATCGGCATCATCTCCGTCCCCGAATTCGTGCTGGCGACCCTCGCCGTGCTGGTGTTCGCCGTCTACCTGAAATGGCTGCCGGCCCTGTCCTTCACCTATCAGGTCGACAGCTTCGCCGGTCTGTTCCGGGCCTACGCAATGCCGGTCATCACCCTGACCTTCGGGGTATCGGCGCAGATGATCCGCATGAGCCGGGCGGCGGTGATCGAGACGCTGAACACGTCCTATGTCGAGATGGCGCTGCTGAAAGGGGCGTCGCGGCCCCGGATGGTGCTGCGCCACGCCCTGCCCAACGCGCTCGGCCCGATCGCCAACGCGGTGGCGCTGTCACTGTCCTATCTGGTGGGCGGCGTCATCATCGTCGAGACGATCTTCAATTATCCGGGCATCGCCAAGCTGATGGTGGACGGGGTGTCCACCCGCGACCTGCCGCTGATCCAGTCCTGCGCGATGATCTTCTGCTTCGGGTATCTGCTCCTGATCACCACCGCCGACATCGTCGCCATCCTGTCGAACCCGAGGCTCCGATGA
- a CDS encoding ABC transporter permease codes for MKTHSPTGILAARSGYRVNPVGLVSFFVVLFWALVALFAPYIAPHSVGEMVDLDYFGPMRPGLWLGSDYLGRDMLSRVIFGARYTVGISLAAVSIACFTGVVLGMTSAVLRGPVDMVVSRLLDALNSIPSKLFGLMVVAAVGSSIPVLILTLSIIYIPGAYRFSRAMAVNIDTMDFIMVARIRGEKLPYLIGSEILPNIIGPVLADLGLRFVFIVLLLSGLSFLGLGVQPPYADWGALVRENIGGLPFAAPAVIVPSLAIASLTVSVNLLIDNLPQKIRDRSAS; via the coding sequence ATGAAGACACACTCCCCCACCGGCATCCTCGCGGCACGGTCGGGCTACCGGGTCAATCCGGTCGGCCTTGTCAGCTTCTTCGTGGTCCTGTTCTGGGCGCTGGTCGCCCTGTTCGCCCCCTACATCGCCCCCCATTCGGTCGGGGAGATGGTCGACCTGGATTATTTCGGCCCCATGCGGCCCGGCCTGTGGCTCGGGTCGGATTATCTCGGGCGCGACATGCTCTCCCGCGTCATCTTCGGCGCCCGCTACACCGTCGGCATCTCGCTGGCGGCGGTGTCCATCGCCTGCTTCACCGGCGTCGTGCTGGGCATGACCTCCGCGGTGCTGCGCGGGCCGGTGGACATGGTGGTCAGCCGCCTGCTCGACGCGCTCAATTCCATTCCCAGCAAGCTGTTCGGCCTGATGGTGGTGGCGGCGGTCGGGTCGTCCATCCCCGTGCTGATCCTGACCCTGTCGATCATCTACATCCCCGGCGCCTACCGTTTCAGCCGGGCGATGGCGGTGAACATCGACACGATGGATTTCATCATGGTCGCCCGCATCCGCGGGGAAAAGCTGCCCTACCTGATCGGATCTGAGATCCTGCCCAACATCATCGGCCCGGTGCTGGCCGACCTTGGTCTGCGCTTCGTCTTCATCGTCCTGCTGCTGTCGGGCCTGTCCTTCCTGGGTCTGGGTGTTCAGCCGCCCTACGCCGACTGGGGGGCGCTGGTGCGCGAGAACATCGGCGGCCTGCCCTTCGCCGCCCCGGCGGTGATCGTGCCGTCGCTGGCCATCGCCAGCCTGACCGTCAGCGTCAACCTGCTGATCGACAATCTTCCGCAGAAGATCCGGGACCGGAGTGCCTCCTGA
- a CDS encoding ABC transporter ATP-binding protein — MTNLVQIRNLTVEATTDSGRWIQILKGITLDVAAGETVAFIGESGSGKTTAAMALLGYARPGCRISGGSVRVDGHDMVTLSEKERAALRGTVVAYVPQSAAAAFNPAATIMDQVIEVTKIHRLMPPDEARRRAVDLFRALSLPDPDGIGDRYPHQVSGGQLQRLAAAMALIGDPKVVIFDEPTTALDVTTQVEVLRAFKAVTAKRRIACVYVSHDLAVVAQIADHIMVLRHGEVQEIGSVDDILTRPKHPYTKELLHAFHPDTGGRVAAAEAFANTAAPLLEINTLSAGYGPPQSNGQPLVLAVKGVSLQVKRGTNLGIIGESGCGKSTLARAIAGILPACKGDIQFNGKELWHSARQRSHEQLRDLQIVFQHADTALNPAKSIEDILGRPLTFYHGLRGKARDARVDALLDMVHLPRALRHRRPAELSGGQKQRVNFARALAAEPKLILCDEITSALDTVVAAAIIDLLKELQRELGLSYIFISHDLSVIEAICDEIIVMYRGQTVETIIPSARQQPQHPYSKLLFSSVPKLDPTWLDTLNIDADRMRVA, encoded by the coding sequence ATGACGAACCTCGTCCAAATCCGCAATCTGACGGTCGAGGCCACCACCGATTCCGGCCGCTGGATCCAGATCCTCAAGGGCATCACCCTGGACGTCGCCGCCGGCGAAACCGTCGCCTTCATCGGCGAAAGCGGGTCCGGCAAGACCACCGCCGCCATGGCGCTGCTGGGCTACGCCCGTCCGGGCTGCCGGATTTCGGGCGGCTCGGTGCGGGTCGACGGCCATGACATGGTAACCCTGTCGGAGAAGGAACGGGCCGCGCTGCGCGGCACGGTCGTTGCCTATGTGCCGCAGAGTGCCGCCGCCGCCTTCAACCCGGCGGCGACCATCATGGATCAGGTCATCGAGGTGACGAAGATCCACCGCCTGATGCCGCCGGACGAGGCCCGCCGCCGGGCCGTCGACCTGTTCCGCGCGCTGTCGCTGCCCGATCCCGACGGCATCGGCGACCGCTACCCGCATCAGGTGTCGGGCGGGCAGCTGCAGCGGCTGGCGGCGGCGATGGCGCTGATCGGCGATCCCAAGGTGGTGATCTTCGACGAGCCGACCACCGCGCTCGACGTCACCACCCAGGTCGAGGTGCTGCGCGCCTTCAAGGCGGTGACCGCCAAGCGCCGGATCGCCTGTGTCTATGTCTCCCACGACCTCGCCGTGGTCGCGCAGATCGCCGACCACATCATGGTGCTGCGGCACGGCGAGGTGCAGGAGATCGGAAGCGTCGACGACATCCTGACGCGCCCGAAGCACCCCTACACGAAGGAGTTGCTGCACGCCTTCCACCCGGATACCGGCGGGCGGGTTGCGGCGGCGGAGGCCTTCGCCAACACTGCCGCCCCGCTGCTGGAGATCAACACGCTGAGCGCCGGCTACGGCCCGCCGCAATCCAACGGGCAACCGCTGGTCCTGGCGGTCAAGGGGGTGAGCCTGCAGGTGAAGCGTGGCACCAACCTCGGCATCATCGGGGAATCCGGCTGCGGGAAATCCACCCTGGCGCGGGCCATCGCCGGCATCCTGCCGGCCTGCAAGGGCGACATCCAGTTCAACGGCAAGGAGTTGTGGCACAGCGCCCGCCAGCGCAGCCACGAGCAACTGCGCGACCTGCAGATCGTCTTCCAGCACGCCGACACCGCGCTCAACCCGGCCAAGTCGATCGAGGACATCCTGGGCCGTCCCCTGACCTTCTATCACGGCCTGCGCGGCAAGGCCCGCGATGCGCGCGTCGATGCGCTGCTGGACATGGTCCACCTGCCCCGCGCCCTGCGCCACCGCCGCCCGGCGGAGTTGTCGGGCGGCCAGAAACAGCGGGTGAACTTCGCCCGCGCATTGGCCGCCGAGCCGAAACTGATCCTGTGCGACGAGATCACCTCGGCCCTCGACACCGTGGTCGCGGCGGCGATCATCGACCTGCTGAAGGAATTGCAGCGCGAACTCGGCCTGTCCTACATCTTCATCAGCCACGACCTGTCGGTGATCGAGGCGATCTGCGACGAGATCATCGTGATGTATCGCGGACAGACGGTGGAGACGATCATCCCCTCCGCCCGGCAGCAGCCGCAGCACCCCTATTCGAAGCTGCTGTTCTCGTCGGTCCCGAAGCTGGACCCGACCTGGCTCGACACGCTGAACATCGACGCCGACCGGATGCGGGTGGCGTGA
- a CDS encoding Lrp/AsnC family transcriptional regulator, translated as MKLDRIDIKILHQLQKNGRITNVELAELVNLSPSPCLMRVKKLQAEGYIEGYTAQINVSKLGQTLTVFTEVTLKNHRQVDFARFLAAVKKIEQLLECHLVSGGYDYMLKFVTSGIGEYQEIMEKLTDMDIGIDKYFSYVVLKSPIVRSHMPLTTLFQM; from the coding sequence ATGAAGCTGGACCGCATCGACATCAAGATTCTGCATCAGCTCCAGAAGAACGGCCGGATCACCAACGTGGAGTTGGCCGAACTGGTCAATCTGTCGCCCAGCCCCTGCCTGATGCGGGTCAAGAAGCTTCAGGCGGAAGGCTACATCGAAGGCTATACGGCCCAGATCAACGTCAGCAAACTCGGCCAGACCCTCACCGTCTTCACCGAGGTGACGCTGAAGAACCACCGGCAGGTCGATTTCGCCCGCTTCCTGGCCGCCGTCAAGAAGATCGAGCAGCTTCTTGAATGCCATCTGGTGTCCGGCGGCTACGACTACATGCTGAAGTTCGTCACGTCCGGCATCGGCGAATATCAGGAGATCATGGAGAAGCTGACCGACATGGACATCGGCATCGACAAGTATTTCAGCTATGTCGTGCTGAAGTCGCCCATCGTGCGCTCGCACATGCCGCTGACCACGCTGTTTCAGATGTGA
- a CDS encoding NAD(P)/FAD-dependent oxidoreductase produces MPAPLQTIPSSPHFPDQADVVVIGGGIVGVWAAYFLARRGMSVALVEKGQVGAEQSSRNWGWCRQQNRDARELPMATKSLDLWERFAAESGEDTGFSRCGLLYLSNDDGELAGWARWRDFARTVGVTTHMLSGAEAAERGQATGKPWKGGVFSPSDGIADPARAAPAVARAIMKLGGTVHQGCAARGLETAGGRVSGVVTEMGTIRTKLVVMAGGAWASSFCHQVGVRLPLASIRSSILSVGPSPAGLPDALHTAAVSITRRGDGGHTLAISGRGRVDPTLQQIRFAPQFMPMFKRRWRSLMPGGLEGLRSGHETLRRWRLDRPTPMERVRVLDPTPDHGTIRLTHERAMTLLPGLKGAPITAAWGGYIDSTPDGVPAIGEVGTLPGLILAAGFSGHGFGIGPGAGHLIADLVTDQPPIVDPNPYHPDRFAGFSAGKVADF; encoded by the coding sequence ATGCCCGCCCCTTTGCAAACCATCCCGTCCTCGCCACACTTCCCCGACCAGGCGGACGTCGTCGTGATCGGCGGCGGCATCGTCGGCGTCTGGGCGGCCTATTTCCTGGCCCGGCGCGGGATGTCGGTGGCCCTGGTGGAAAAGGGACAGGTCGGGGCGGAACAGTCCAGCCGCAACTGGGGCTGGTGCCGCCAGCAGAACCGCGACGCGCGCGAATTGCCGATGGCGACCAAGAGCCTGGATTTGTGGGAGCGCTTCGCCGCCGAAAGCGGCGAGGACACCGGCTTCAGCCGTTGCGGGCTGCTCTATCTCAGCAACGACGACGGCGAACTTGCCGGCTGGGCGCGCTGGCGCGATTTCGCCCGGACGGTCGGCGTCACCACCCACATGCTGAGCGGGGCGGAAGCCGCCGAGCGCGGGCAGGCGACCGGCAAGCCATGGAAGGGCGGCGTCTTCTCGCCGTCGGACGGCATCGCCGATCCGGCCCGCGCCGCCCCCGCCGTGGCGCGGGCGATCATGAAGCTTGGCGGCACGGTGCATCAGGGCTGCGCCGCCCGCGGGTTGGAAACCGCCGGCGGACGGGTCAGCGGCGTCGTCACCGAAATGGGCACGATCCGCACGAAGCTGGTGGTCATGGCGGGCGGGGCCTGGGCCTCCTCCTTCTGCCATCAGGTCGGCGTGCGGCTCCCGCTCGCCTCGATCCGGTCGTCGATCCTGTCGGTAGGTCCCAGCCCCGCGGGTCTGCCCGACGCCCTGCACACCGCCGCGGTGTCGATCACCCGGCGCGGCGACGGCGGGCACACGCTGGCCATCAGCGGGCGCGGGCGCGTCGATCCGACCCTTCAGCAGATCCGCTTCGCGCCGCAATTCATGCCGATGTTCAAACGACGCTGGCGCAGCCTCATGCCCGGCGGGCTGGAGGGCTTGCGCTCCGGCCACGAGACGCTGCGGCGCTGGCGGCTCGACCGTCCGACCCCGATGGAGCGGGTGCGGGTGCTCGACCCCACCCCGGACCACGGCACCATCCGCCTCACCCACGAACGGGCGATGACGCTGCTGCCCGGCCTGAAAGGCGCGCCGATCACCGCCGCCTGGGGCGGTTACATCGACAGCACGCCCGACGGCGTTCCCGCCATCGGCGAGGTCGGAACCCTGCCCGGCCTGATCCTGGCCGCCGGGTTCAGCGGCCATGGCTTCGGCATCGGCCCCGGCGCCGGGCATCTGATCGCCGACCTCGTCACCGACCAGCCGCCCATCGTCGATCCCAACCCCTATCACCCCGACCGCTTCGCCGGCTTTTCCGCCGGAAAGGTCGCCGATTTCTGA
- a CDS encoding LysR family transcriptional regulator, giving the protein MQARQLEVFCMLMRCGTVTGAAAMLNISQPALSQILLHAEDQLGFKLFDRVRGRLVPTQEANELYPEAERIFSELGALRRRTVDMRHGRTGLVRLAASAPPSMSIVPKALCAFREAHPDIVVRSLVAPIANILDMLRSGEVLLGVAMNDMPHPDLDVETVGHAELVCLMPEGHRLAGHAQVGFADLAEETLISYRVNTLPGRLLAGALEAEGGVYAPAVEIDLSITALPFVREGIGVAVVDGLLPWTQFSGIVQRPFRPGIRVPIAILTSKERPLSGSHDLMRECLRLAARAIAPGGTERL; this is encoded by the coding sequence ATGCAAGCCCGCCAATTGGAAGTCTTCTGCATGCTGATGCGCTGTGGAACGGTTACCGGTGCGGCGGCGATGCTGAACATTTCACAGCCGGCCTTGAGCCAGATCCTGCTGCACGCCGAAGATCAGCTGGGATTCAAGCTGTTCGACCGGGTGCGCGGGCGTCTGGTGCCGACGCAGGAAGCCAACGAGCTGTATCCGGAGGCCGAGCGCATCTTCTCCGAACTGGGTGCGTTGCGCCGGCGCACGGTCGACATGCGCCATGGCCGAACCGGGCTTGTGCGCCTCGCCGCCTCGGCCCCGCCATCCATGTCCATCGTTCCGAAGGCATTGTGCGCCTTCCGCGAGGCGCACCCCGACATCGTCGTGCGGTCGCTGGTCGCCCCGATCGCCAACATCCTGGACATGCTGCGCAGCGGCGAGGTGCTGTTGGGGGTGGCGATGAACGACATGCCCCATCCCGATCTCGATGTCGAAACGGTCGGCCATGCCGAGCTGGTCTGCCTCATGCCGGAGGGGCACCGGCTGGCCGGACACGCCCAGGTCGGCTTTGCCGATCTGGCGGAGGAGACGTTGATTTCATACCGCGTGAACACGCTGCCCGGCCGGCTTCTGGCCGGGGCGCTGGAGGCCGAAGGCGGCGTCTACGCCCCGGCGGTGGAGATCGACCTGTCGATCACCGCTCTGCCCTTCGTGCGGGAGGGGATCGGCGTTGCGGTCGTCGACGGGCTTTTGCCGTGGACCCAGTTTTCCGGCATCGTCCAGCGGCCTTTCCGTCCCGGCATCCGCGTGCCCATCGCCATCCTCACCAGCAAGGAGCGCCCGCTGTCCGGCAGCCACGACCTGATGCGCGAGTGCCTGCGCCTGGCCGCCCGTGCCATCGCGCCGGGCGGAACCGAACGGCTTTGA
- a CDS encoding hybrid sensor histidine kinase/response regulator codes for MSEAVTIERALILAPHGRDAAVASALLGEVGIPAHACPDLPALCMALEDGAGLLILAEEAVRTADLQCLAAWIGAQPAWSDLPVILLTLRGDGAERTPEAARLTELLGNVTFVERPFHPTTLISVVRTCLRGRRRQYEARARLAERERLLADLADERARFETLVEHLPVAVNLMDLNGRTILSNPAFRSFLPDAVIPSQRPDGEESWIGYDEQGRRLPRDRYVAVRALRGETVSGIEFIYRPAGGEPVWTRVSGVPVQDSTGKTAGALAVIVDISDQKAAQEALQRLTATLETKVQERTRELAATLDQLRDEIRDRERAEEQLRQTQKLETLGQLTGGVAHDFNNLLMAVLGNLELLRKRLPADPTTERLFDGAMQGAQRGATLTQRLLAFARRQDLQPQAVDLAGLLDGMKTLLERSVGPRIVIRIDAPPATMAALIDPNQLELAILNLAVNARDAMPDGGTLTVTVDEAPVSVASGLPPGCHPHVSVRDTGTGMDGETLARAVEPFFSTKGIGKGTGLGLSMVHGLAVQSGGAFRLSSVPGQGTVVELWLPKAATPAQAAEPPPAPVVDVSPAVVLVVDDDALIAMSTVDMLADLGHTVLEASSGTEALELLRSGQAVDLMLTDYAMPGMTGVELAQAARAMDPDLPVLLATGYADLPEGVVADLPRLAKPYTQNQLAVATAKLLAEMARTSAHARRSGGFHPD; via the coding sequence TTGAGCGAGGCCGTGACCATCGAGCGCGCGCTGATCCTGGCGCCGCACGGACGGGATGCCGCCGTCGCTTCGGCCTTGCTGGGTGAGGTCGGGATCCCCGCGCACGCCTGCCCCGACCTGCCGGCACTGTGCATGGCGCTGGAGGACGGGGCCGGGCTGCTCATCCTTGCGGAGGAGGCGGTGCGCACCGCCGATCTCCAATGTCTTGCCGCCTGGATCGGCGCCCAGCCGGCATGGTCGGACCTTCCCGTCATTCTGCTCACCTTGCGGGGCGACGGCGCCGAGCGCACGCCCGAGGCGGCGCGCCTGACCGAACTGCTGGGCAACGTCACCTTCGTGGAACGCCCCTTCCACCCGACCACCCTGATCAGCGTCGTGCGGACCTGTCTGCGCGGCCGGCGCAGGCAGTACGAGGCGAGGGCGAGGCTTGCCGAGCGCGAGCGTCTCCTGGCCGACCTCGCCGACGAACGGGCACGCTTCGAAACGCTGGTGGAACACCTGCCGGTGGCGGTGAACCTGATGGACCTGAACGGCCGGACCATTCTGTCCAATCCGGCATTCCGGAGCTTCCTTCCGGATGCCGTCATCCCGTCCCAGCGGCCGGACGGCGAAGAGAGCTGGATCGGCTACGATGAGCAGGGCCGCCGCCTGCCGCGGGATCGGTATGTCGCGGTGCGGGCCCTGCGCGGCGAGACCGTCAGCGGCATCGAGTTCATCTATCGTCCTGCCGGCGGCGAGCCGGTCTGGACCCGTGTCAGCGGCGTGCCCGTGCAGGATTCCACCGGCAAGACAGCCGGCGCGCTCGCGGTCATCGTCGACATCAGCGACCAGAAGGCGGCGCAGGAGGCGCTGCAGCGCCTTACCGCGACGCTCGAGACCAAGGTGCAGGAACGCACCCGCGAACTGGCGGCGACGCTCGACCAGCTGCGCGACGAGATCCGCGACCGCGAGCGCGCCGAGGAGCAACTGCGCCAGACGCAGAAGCTGGAGACCCTCGGTCAGCTTACCGGCGGCGTCGCTCACGACTTCAACAACCTGTTGATGGCGGTGCTCGGCAATCTGGAATTGCTGCGCAAACGCCTTCCCGCCGATCCGACGACGGAGCGCCTGTTCGACGGCGCCATGCAGGGTGCCCAACGCGGAGCGACGCTGACCCAAAGGCTTCTGGCTTTCGCCCGTCGCCAGGATCTGCAGCCGCAGGCGGTGGACCTTGCCGGGCTGCTGGACGGCATGAAAACGCTGCTGGAACGCTCGGTCGGCCCGCGCATCGTCATCCGCATCGACGCTCCCCCGGCGACGATGGCGGCCTTGATCGATCCCAACCAGCTCGAACTGGCGATCCTGAATCTCGCCGTCAATGCCCGCGATGCCATGCCCGACGGCGGCACGCTCACCGTGACCGTGGACGAGGCGCCGGTTTCCGTGGCTTCGGGACTGCCGCCCGGTTGCCACCCGCATGTCAGCGTGCGGGACACCGGCACGGGAATGGATGGGGAAACGCTCGCGCGGGCGGTGGAGCCCTTCTTCTCGACCAAGGGCATCGGCAAGGGCACCGGGCTGGGCTTGTCGATGGTCCACGGTCTGGCGGTGCAGTCCGGCGGCGCGTTCCGGCTGTCGAGCGTTCCAGGCCAGGGGACGGTCGTGGAGCTGTGGTTGCCGAAGGCTGCCACACCAGCCCAGGCGGCCGAGCCGCCGCCGGCCCCGGTGGTCGACGTGTCTCCCGCCGTGGTCCTCGTGGTCGACGATGACGCGCTGATCGCCATGAGCACCGTCGATATGCTGGCCGACCTCGGGCACACGGTCCTCGAAGCGAGTTCGGGCACCGAGGCGCTGGAGCTTCTGCGCAGCGGTCAGGCGGTCGACCTGATGCTGACCGACTATGCGATGCCGGGCATGACCGGCGTCGAGCTTGCCCAGGCAGCCCGCGCCATGGACCCGGACCTGCCGGTTCTGCTGGCAACGGGATACGCCGATCTGCCGGAGGGCGTCGTCGCCGACCTGCCGCGGCTTGCCAAGCCATACACGCAGAACCAACTCGCCGTTGCGACGGCCAAGCTGTTGGCCGAAATGGCGAGGACTTCGGCACATGCCAGGCGAAGTGGTGGTTTCCACCCCGATTAG
- a CDS encoding DUF808 domain-containing protein, with product MSTGLIALLDDVVGLTKIAAASLDDAAGQAAKAGAKAAGVVVDDAAVTPRYVVGFTADRELPIIGKIALGSLKNKLILLLPAALVLSLVAPWAITPLLMLGGAFLCYEGAEKIFEAVWPHAAHDGHGADGMAGGQSARQFEDSKVNSAIKTDLILSAEIMAITLSAVAAEVSSFWMQALILGIVGTGITIAVYGAVALIVKADDAGLSLAQNDRPISSLFGLRRLAPGAPGGADRLLRPLTQGLGRGLVYGMPLFLKLLSLVGTAAMLWVGGGIIIHGLEGYGLEELGHAIHDTAAAVGHALPAGAAVMEWLVAAGMAGVVGLLLGALLIPLVHRVAMPAFAMLKR from the coding sequence TTGAGCACAGGACTGATCGCACTGCTCGACGACGTGGTCGGCTTGACCAAGATCGCCGCCGCCTCGCTGGACGATGCCGCCGGGCAGGCCGCGAAGGCGGGAGCCAAAGCCGCCGGCGTGGTGGTCGACGACGCCGCCGTCACGCCACGATACGTCGTGGGGTTCACGGCGGACCGTGAACTGCCGATCATCGGCAAGATCGCTCTCGGTTCCTTGAAGAACAAGCTGATCCTGCTGTTGCCGGCCGCCCTGGTGTTGAGCCTCGTGGCACCCTGGGCGATCACGCCGCTGCTCATGCTGGGCGGCGCCTTCCTCTGCTACGAAGGGGCGGAGAAGATCTTCGAAGCCGTCTGGCCGCACGCGGCCCATGACGGCCATGGTGCGGATGGCATGGCCGGCGGGCAGTCGGCCCGGCAATTCGAAGATTCCAAGGTGAACAGCGCGATCAAGACCGACCTGATCCTGTCCGCCGAGATCATGGCGATCACGCTGTCCGCCGTCGCTGCGGAGGTTTCCTCCTTCTGGATGCAGGCGCTGATCCTGGGCATCGTCGGAACCGGCATCACCATCGCCGTGTACGGCGCAGTGGCCCTGATCGTGAAAGCCGACGACGCCGGCCTTTCCCTGGCGCAGAACGACCGGCCGATCTCCAGCCTCTTCGGGCTGCGGCGGCTGGCCCCCGGTGCGCCGGGCGGGGCGGACCGGCTGCTGCGCCCGCTGACGCAGGGGCTGGGCCGCGGCCTCGTCTATGGAATGCCGCTGTTTCTCAAGCTCCTCAGCCTCGTCGGCACCGCTGCGATGCTCTGGGTCGGCGGCGGCATCATCATCCATGGGCTGGAAGGCTATGGGCTGGAGGAACTCGGGCATGCGATCCATGACACCGCCGCGGCGGTCGGCCACGCGCTTCCGGCGGGGGCGGCGGTGATGGAATGGCTGGTGGCCGCCGGGATGGCAGGGGTTGTCGGGCTTCTTCTCGGCGCGCTGCTGATCCCGCTGGTCCACCGCGTCGCCATGCCGGCCTTCGCGATGCTGAAACGCTGA
- a CDS encoding response regulator transcription factor, which yields MTGVLLIDDHPMVLQGCRCVLQDAHVQEIHEANTAIAGYRAYRRHRPDMVIVDLALQGNGLGGFALIRRIRVQDSRIPILVFSMHGDAVIVSRALEAGANGYLLKDTAPEDFLAAFHAVRRGQPYLSHQLAMQVATLGMRSRENTLGSVTPRELQTMALIADGKSYGQIADELGVSYKTVVNTCSQLKAKLGAHNLPELMRMSIEFLSSSPSQAPKALAGHIAW from the coding sequence ATGACCGGAGTCTTGCTCATCGACGATCATCCGATGGTGCTGCAGGGGTGTCGATGCGTCCTGCAGGACGCTCATGTCCAGGAAATCCATGAGGCCAACACCGCGATAGCCGGTTACCGTGCCTACCGTCGTCACCGCCCCGACATGGTGATCGTCGATCTTGCCCTGCAGGGGAATGGCCTCGGCGGTTTCGCGCTGATCCGCCGCATCCGTGTGCAGGACAGCCGCATCCCGATCCTGGTGTTCAGCATGCATGGCGATGCGGTCATCGTCAGCCGCGCGCTGGAGGCCGGTGCGAACGGTTATCTGCTGAAGGATACCGCTCCCGAGGATTTCCTTGCGGCGTTCCATGCGGTGCGCCGCGGCCAACCCTATCTCAGCCATCAGCTTGCCATGCAGGTCGCCACGCTGGGCATGCGCAGCCGCGAGAACACGCTGGGTTCGGTAACGCCTCGTGAACTCCAGACGATGGCCCTGATCGCCGACGGAAAATCCTATGGGCAGATCGCCGATGAACTGGGCGTCTCCTACAAGACGGTGGTGAATACATGTTCGCAGCTCAAGGCCAAGCTCGGGGCGCACAACCTGCCCGAACTGATGCGCATGTCGATCGAATTCCTTTCGTCGTCGCCAAGCCAGGCTCCGAAGGCACTCGCCGGCCATATCGCCTGGTGA